CGGTCGAATTTCTCTTTAGCCATTGTGGCTCTCCATTCCTCTCACCAAAAGCTAAAACTCAAACGCCCAATCGCTTAGGCGAACTTTGCCTGCACTTCTTCAGCCACCGCCTGCGGAACCTGCGCATAGCTGTCGAACTGCATCGTGAACTGCGCCCGCCCCTGACTCATGGAACGCAGCGTGTTCACATAACCAAACATGTTGGCTAGCGGGACCATGGCATTGATCACCGTCGCGTTGCCCCGGGGCTCCTGGCCTCGGACCTGACCGCGGCGGCTGGTAAGATCGCCAATGATACCGCCCACATATTCTTCCGGCGTCACCACTTCAACCTTCATGATTGGCTCAAGCAGTTTCGGTGCAGCCTTTTGAGCTGCTTCGCGGAAGGCCGCGCGGGACGCGATCTCAAACGCCATGACAGACGAGTCGACATCATGCGACGCGCCGTCAACCAGCGTGCACTTTACGTCAAGGATCGGGAAGCCGGCGAGAATGCCTGAGTCGATGACGCTCTGCACGCCCTTCTCGACGCCCGGGATGAACTCCTTGGGAACGTTGCCGCCGACAACCTTGTTCTCGAAGATGAAGCCTTCGCCAGCCTCGGCCGGCTCGATCTCCATTTTCACGCGGGCGAACTGGCCCGAACCGCCGGTCTGCTTCTTATGGGTGTAGTCGACGCTGGCCGGCTTCGTGATCGTCTCACGATACGCAACCTGCGGCGCGCCCACATTGGCCTCGACCTTAAACTCACGCTTCATGCGATCGACAATGATGTCGAGATGAAGCTCGCCCATGCCCTTAATGATGGTCTGCCCGGATTCGTGGTCGACCGTAACGCGGAAGGACGGATCCTCTTGGGCCAAACGGTTGAGCGCCACGCCGAGCTTCTCCTGGTCGCTCTTCGTCTTGGGCTCGACGGCAACCTCGATGACCGGATCCGGAAACTCCATGCGCTCCAGAATCACGGGCTTGGCCGGATCGCAGAGCGTGTCGCCGGTGGTGACGTCCTTGAGACCCGCAATGGCGACGATGTCGCCTGCATAAGCGTCCTTGATGTCTTCGCGGTGATTGGAGTGCATCAGCAGCATACGGCCGATACGCTCTTTCTTGTCTTTCACCGTGTTGGCCAGCGTCTGGCCGGATTCAACCGTGCCCGAATACACGCGGCAGAAGGTCAGCGACCCCACGAACGGGTCGTTCATGATCTTGAACGCCAGCATCGACAGCGGCGCATCGTCCGAAGCCGGACGATCCACTTCCTGCTCCGTCTTCACGTCGATGGCCTTGATCGGCGGCACGTCGAGCGGGGACGGAAGATAGTCGACCACGGCGTCAAGTAGCGGCTGCACGCCCTTGTTCTTAAAGGCTGAACCGCACAGAATCGGGACGAACTCGAGGTTGCAGGTGCCCTTACGGATAAGCTGCTTGAGCTTCTCCTCAGGAATTTCCTTGCCTTCGAGATAGGCCTCCATGGCCTCCTCGTCGAGCTCGACCGCCTGCTCGACCAGCGCGTCGTGATACTCCTGCGCCTTGTCCTGAAGATCGGCCGGGATGTCCTCGTCGTGGAACGTCGCGCCGAGGGACTCATCGTCCCAGATCACCGCCTTCATGCGGACCAGGTCGACAATACCCGCAAAGTCCGACTCGGAACCGATCGGCAGCTGCAGGACGATCGGGTTCGCGCCGAGGCGCTCCTTGATCGTCTCGAGCGACATGAAGAAGTCGGCGCCGATCTTGTCCATCTTGTTGACGAAGATCATGCGCGGCACGTGATACTTGTCGGCCTGACGCCACACCGTCTCGGTCTGCGGCTCCACACCCTGGTTGGCGTCGAGCAGCGCAACGGCGCCGTCGAGCACGCGCAAGGACCGCTCGACCTCAATCGTGAAGTCCACGTGGCCGGGCGTGTCGATGATGTTGATGCGCTTGTCTTTCCAGAACGCGGTCGTCGCAGCCGACGTAATGGTGATGCCGCGCTCTTGCTCCTGCTCCATCCAGTCCATGGTGGCCGCGCCATCATGGACCTCGCCGATCTTGTGGCTCTTACCGGTGTAGTAGAGCACGCGCTCGGTCGTGGTGGTCTTGCCGGCATCGATATGCGCCATGATACCGATGTTGCGGTAGTCCTTGAGGGGCGTCTGACGGGGCATCGTTCGAGTTCCTTGAGACGGTTACCAGCGATAGTGCGAGAAAGCGCGGTTGGCTTCGGCCATCCGGTGCGTGTCCTCGCGCTTCTTCACGGCAGAACCGCGATTGTTGACGGCATCGAGAAGCTCGCCCGACAGCCGCTCGACCATCGTGTTCTCGTTGCGGCCGCGCGCGGCCGCGATAATCCAGCGAATGGCCAGCGCCTGACGACGGTCGACACGGACCTCGACCGGCACCTGGTAGGTCGCACCGCCCACACGGCGGGACCGCACCTCGATGGCCGGCATGACGTTCTGCAGAGCCTGATGGAACAGCTCGATCGGGTTCTGCTTGACCTTGTCTTCCATCTGGTCGAGCGCGCCATAGACGATCCGCTCGGCGGCAGACTTCTTGCCGTCCAGCATGATGGAATTCATGAACTTGGTGAGCACCTGATCCCCGAACTTGGGATCGGGAATGATCTCCCGCTTATCAGCTTTGTGCCGCCTGGACATATCGCTTCAATCCGTTCCTTAAAAACCGAATAAGCGCCCCACTACTTGGGCCGCTTAGCTCCGTATTTCGAGCGCCGCTGACGGCGGGCGCTGACCCCTTGCGTGTCGAGCACGCCGCGAATGATGTGGTAGCGCACGCCGGGAAGATCCTTCACGCGGCCGCCGCGGATCATCACCACCGAGTGCTCCTGAAGATTGTGGCCCTCGCCGGGGATGTAACTCGTCACTTCCTGCTGGTTGGTCAGGCGCACGCGCGCGACCTTCCGGAGCGCCGAGTTCGGCTTCTTCGGCGTGGTGGTGTAAACGCGCGTGCAAACCCCCCGCTTCTGCGGGCAGGCCTGCATGGCCGGCACTTTGTTGCGCTTTACCGGGGCCTTACGCGGCTTCCGGATCAATTGCTGAATCGTTGGCATAGCAGCCCTAGCGTCCAATCGTTTGCGACGGCGAAACCGCCTCATTCACCTATGGGCGGATGCGCCCAAAACCACATGGGCGGCACCGCCCGAAAAGCTGGGCGGATGGCCCAAAACACAAGAGCTGAAGCTGCGAGTCGTCCCTCGCGTCCTTCAGCGCTCAATCCAGAGGATCTTGAGGGGTAACCCCCAAGATCATGACCCCGATATGATCCCGGTTAGTCCGGCAGCGTCTAACCCGCGCCCCAAAGGGCATCCTTTCGGTGGGCTACCGCCTGCCGTTAATGTGGCCGCGTTGTATCAGGCCGCTTCTCGAAACGTCAAGGGTTCAACGACCTGAAATCGGGGGCCAAGCGCCGTTTTTTTACGGTTTTTCCGCTTAGCCCCCAATATCCTTGTATTGCCTACGCCGAAGCGCCGTCCCCGGTGTCTTCCGGCACCGGCTCAGCCTCGGCTGCATCCTCCGGAACGTCCTCACCGGCAGGTTCGAGAACGTCCTGGGCCGAGCGCTGGCGCTCCTCCAGAATCAGTTCATCGCGATGCGTGGCAATCCGGTTGAGCCGCGAGAGCATGCCACCCGTACCGGCCGGGATGAGCCGGCCCACGATCACATTCTCCTTTAGCCCTTCCAGGGCGTCTTTCTTTCCGTTGACCGCCGCGTCGGTAAGAACGCGCGTGGTCTCCTGGAACGATGCCGCCGAAATGAACGACCGGGTCTGAAGGCTCGCCTTCGTGATGCCGAGCAGTACGTGCTGGCCTTCGGCCTTCTTTCCGCCCGCCTCTTCCGCTGCCAGGTTGGCGTCTTCGAAGTCGATGCGGTCCACCTGCTCGCCCTTCAGGAACTCGGTGTCGCCCGGATCGTCGATCTCGATCTTCTTGAGCATCTGGCTGACGATCACCTCGATATGCTTGTCGTTGATCGTCACGCCCTGGAGCCGGTAGACCTCCTGGATCTCGTTCACGAGGTAGTTGGCCAGTTCCTCGACGCCCTTGATGGCCAGGATGTCGTGCGGCGCCGGGTGTCCATCCAGAAGGTACTCGCCCTTCTCGATCCGGTCGCCTTCCTGCACCGTCAGATGCCGGCCCTTCGGGATCAAGAACTCCACCGGTTCCGCGCCGTCCTCGTCGGGAACGATGCTGATCCGCCGCTTGTTCTTGTAGTCGCGGCCGAGCTGCACGATGCCCGAGACTTCGGCGATGATGGCATGATCCTTCGGACGCCGCGCCTCGAACAGCTCGGCCACGCGCGGCAGACCACCCGTGATGTCGCGGGTTTTGGCGCTCTCCATCGGAATACGGGCCAAGACGTCGCCGGCCTTCACCTCGCTGCCAGGCTCCACGGACAAGACCGCGTCCACCGGCAGCAGGTAGCGAGCTTCACCGCCACGCGAGAGCTTGCCGATTTCGCCCTTCTTGTCCTTGATCACCATGGCAGGCCGAAGATCGACACCGCGCGGGGACGCACGCCAGTCGATGATCACGCTATTGGTGATACCCGTCGACTCGTCCCGCTGCTCCGACACGGAGACACCTTCGACCAAGTCCTCGAACTCGACCGTGCCTTCGATCTCGGTCAGCACCGGACGCGTGTAGGGATCCCACTCGGCCAGACGGTCGCCGCGCTTGACCTTGTCGCCGTCGTCGACACGCAAATGCGTGCCGTACGGCAGACGATGGGTTGCGAGCTCGTTGCCCTCGTCGTCCACGATCACGATAGCCGTGTTCCGGGTCATGACCATGTGGCGGCCTTGGGAGTCCTCGACCACGTTGCGCTGCTTGATCTTCACGGTGCCTTCGTAGGCCGATTCCAGCGAAGACTGGTCGACGACCTTGGAACTCGCCACGCCGCCCAAGTGGAAGGTCCGCATGGTGAGCTGCGTTCCAGGCTCGCCGATCGACTGCGCCGCGATAACGCCCACGGCCTCGCCCATGTTGACGGGCGTGCCCCGGGCTAGATCGCGCCCATAGCAGCTCGCGCAAATGCCGTTCCGGGTTTCGCAGGTCAGGGCCGAGCGCACGCGAATCTCCTGGACCCGCGCGCTTTCGATAGCCTCGACGTGCTCTTCCTCGATCAGTTGACCCTTAGCGATGATGACATCGCCGGTCGCCGGATCCTTGACCGGATCGGCGGCCGTACGGCCCAACACGCGCTGTCCGAGCGACACGGTGACCTCGCCCGCATCGAGAACGGCGCGAACCGTGATGCCGCCATTGGTACCGCAGTCCTCTTCCGTCACGATGCAGTCCTGCGCCACGTCAACGAGACGACGCGTCAGGTAGCCCGAGTTGGCCGTCTTCAAGGCTGTATCGGCCAGACCCTTACGGGCGCCGTGGGTGGAGTTGAAGTACTCCATCACGGTCAAACCTTCCTTGAAGTTCGAAATGATCGGCGTCTCGATGATCTCGCCCGACGGCTTGGTCATGAGACCGCGCATGCCCGCAAGCTGCTTCATCTGCGCCGGCGACCCACGGGCACCGGAATGCGACATCATGTAGATCGAATTGATCGGCTTCTCGCGGCCGGTCTCCTCGTCGATCTGCACCGAGGAAATGCGCTTCATCATTTCCTTCGCGACGAGTTCCGTACATTCGGTCCAGGTATCGACCACCTTGTTGTACTTCTCGCCACGCGTGATCAGACCGTCATTGTACTGTTGCTCGTACTCGCGAACGAGCTCGGTCGTCTTGTGGATGATTTCGTCCTTGGTCTCCGGGATCACCATGTCGTCCTTGCCGAACGAGATGCCGGCGCGGCACGCATAGCGGAACCCGAGGCCCATGATCTTGTCGCAGAAGATGACCGTCTCCTTCTGACCGCAGTGGCGGTAGACCACGTCGATCATCTTGGAAATCGCCTTCTTCGTCAGAAGCTGGTTGACCAGGTCGAAGCTGACCTCCGCACGGCGCGGAAGCAGCTCGCCAAGAAGCATGCGGCCCGGCGTCGTGTCGTAGATATACGCCACCCAGTTGCCGTTCTCGTCCTTGGTGATGTAGCGGCCCTTGACCTTGGCATGCAGCGTCACAGCGCCAGACTCGAGCGCGTGGTGGATCTCGGCGACGTCGCCAAAGATCATCCCCTCGCCCGGCTCGTTGTCCATGACCAGCGACAGGTAGTAGAGGCCGAGCACGATATCCTGCGACGGCACAATGATCGGCGAACCGTTGGCCGGGTGCAGGATATTGTTGGTCGACATCATCAGCACGCGCGCTTCCAGCTGCGCTTCGAGCGACAGCGGCACGTGCACGGCCATTTGGTCGCCGTCGAAGTCGGCGTTGAACGCCGCACAGACGAGCGGATGAAGCTGAATGGCCTTGCCCTCGATGAGCTTCGGCTCAAAGGCCTGAATGCCCAAACGGTGCAGCGTCGGCGCACGGTTCAGCATGACCGGATGCTCGCGGATGACCTCGTCGAGGATATCCCAAACCTCGGGCTTCTCCTTCTCGACCAGCTTCTTCGCTTGCTTGACGGTCGAGGCATGGCCCTTGGCGTCCAGCCGCGAGTAGATGAACGGCTTGAACAGCTCGAGCGCCATCTTCTTCGGCAGGCCGCACTGGTGCAGCATCAGGTCGGGACCGACCACGATGACCGACCGGCCCGAGTAGTCGACGCGCTTGCCGAGCAGGTTCTGACGGAACCGGCCCTGCTTGCCCTTCAGCATGTCGGCGAGCGACTTCAGCGGACGCTTGTTGGCGCCCGTGATGACTCGGCCGCGGCGGCCATTGTCGAACAGCGCGTCGACGGCCTCCTGCAGCATGCGCTTTTCGTTCCGGATGATGATGTCCGGCGCGCGCAGCTCCATCAGCCGCTTCAGGCGGTTGTTACGGTTGATCACGCGGCGATACAGGTCGTTCAGGTCCGACGTCGCGAACCGGCCACCGTCGAGCGGCACCAGCGGGCGCAGCTCCGGCGGAATGACCGGCACGACGGTCAGGATCATCCACTCGGGACGGTTGCCCGACTGAATGAAGGCCTCAACCACCTTCAGGCGCTTGGCCAGCTTCTTCGGCTTGAGCTCGGTGGTCGCCTCGGCGATCTCAACGCGCAAGTCCGCCGCGATCTTCTCGAGGTCGAGACCCTTGAGGAGTTCGCGGATCGCCTCGGCGCCGATCCCAGCGGTGAACGAGTCCTCGCCGAAATCGTCCTGCGCCTGCATGAACTCTTCTTCGGACAGAAGCTGCAACGGCTTGAGCGAGGTGAGCCCCGGCTCCAGCACGATGTAGTTCTCGAAATACA
This genomic window from Methyloceanibacter caenitepidi contains:
- the fusA gene encoding elongation factor G, yielding MPRQTPLKDYRNIGIMAHIDAGKTTTTERVLYYTGKSHKIGEVHDGAATMDWMEQEQERGITITSAATTAFWKDKRINIIDTPGHVDFTIEVERSLRVLDGAVALLDANQGVEPQTETVWRQADKYHVPRMIFVNKMDKIGADFFMSLETIKERLGANPIVLQLPIGSESDFAGIVDLVRMKAVIWDDESLGATFHDEDIPADLQDKAQEYHDALVEQAVELDEEAMEAYLEGKEIPEEKLKQLIRKGTCNLEFVPILCGSAFKNKGVQPLLDAVVDYLPSPLDVPPIKAIDVKTEQEVDRPASDDAPLSMLAFKIMNDPFVGSLTFCRVYSGTVESGQTLANTVKDKKERIGRMLLMHSNHREDIKDAYAGDIVAIAGLKDVTTGDTLCDPAKPVILERMEFPDPVIEVAVEPKTKSDQEKLGVALNRLAQEDPSFRVTVDHESGQTIIKGMGELHLDIIVDRMKREFKVEANVGAPQVAYRETITKPASVDYTHKKQTGGSGQFARVKMEIEPAEAGEGFIFENKVVGGNVPKEFIPGVEKGVQSVIDSGILAGFPILDVKCTLVDGASHDVDSSVMAFEIASRAAFREAAQKAAPKLLEPIMKVEVVTPEEYVGGIIGDLTSRRGQVRGQEPRGNATVINAMVPLANMFGYVNTLRSMSQGRAQFTMQFDSYAQVPQAVAEEVQAKFA
- the rpsG gene encoding 30S ribosomal protein S7; translated protein: MSRRHKADKREIIPDPKFGDQVLTKFMNSIMLDGKKSAAERIVYGALDQMEDKVKQNPIELFHQALQNVMPAIEVRSRRVGGATYQVPVEVRVDRRQALAIRWIIAAARGRNENTMVERLSGELLDAVNNRGSAVKKREDTHRMAEANRAFSHYRW
- the rpsL gene encoding 30S ribosomal protein S12, translating into MPTIQQLIRKPRKAPVKRNKVPAMQACPQKRGVCTRVYTTTPKKPNSALRKVARVRLTNQQEVTSYIPGEGHNLQEHSVVMIRGGRVKDLPGVRYHIIRGVLDTQGVSARRQRRSKYGAKRPK
- the rpoC gene encoding DNA-directed RNA polymerase subunit beta' — translated: MNQDLANLFNPQTPQQNFDQIQIGIASPEKILSWSFGEIKKPETINYRTFKPERDGLFCARIFGPVKDYECLCGKYKRMKYKGVICEKCGVEVTLAKVRRERMGHIELAAPVAHIWFLKSLPSRIGLLLDMTLKDLERVLYFENYIVLEPGLTSLKPLQLLSEEEFMQAQDDFGEDSFTAGIGAEAIRELLKGLDLEKIAADLRVEIAEATTELKPKKLAKRLKVVEAFIQSGNRPEWMILTVVPVIPPELRPLVPLDGGRFATSDLNDLYRRVINRNNRLKRLMELRAPDIIIRNEKRMLQEAVDALFDNGRRGRVITGANKRPLKSLADMLKGKQGRFRQNLLGKRVDYSGRSVIVVGPDLMLHQCGLPKKMALELFKPFIYSRLDAKGHASTVKQAKKLVEKEKPEVWDILDEVIREHPVMLNRAPTLHRLGIQAFEPKLIEGKAIQLHPLVCAAFNADFDGDQMAVHVPLSLEAQLEARVLMMSTNNILHPANGSPIIVPSQDIVLGLYYLSLVMDNEPGEGMIFGDVAEIHHALESGAVTLHAKVKGRYITKDENGNWVAYIYDTTPGRMLLGELLPRRAEVSFDLVNQLLTKKAISKMIDVVYRHCGQKETVIFCDKIMGLGFRYACRAGISFGKDDMVIPETKDEIIHKTTELVREYEQQYNDGLITRGEKYNKVVDTWTECTELVAKEMMKRISSVQIDEETGREKPINSIYMMSHSGARGSPAQMKQLAGMRGLMTKPSGEIIETPIISNFKEGLTVMEYFNSTHGARKGLADTALKTANSGYLTRRLVDVAQDCIVTEEDCGTNGGITVRAVLDAGEVTVSLGQRVLGRTAADPVKDPATGDVIIAKGQLIEEEHVEAIESARVQEIRVRSALTCETRNGICASCYGRDLARGTPVNMGEAVGVIAAQSIGEPGTQLTMRTFHLGGVASSKVVDQSSLESAYEGTVKIKQRNVVEDSQGRHMVMTRNTAIVIVDDEGNELATHRLPYGTHLRVDDGDKVKRGDRLAEWDPYTRPVLTEIEGTVEFEDLVEGVSVSEQRDESTGITNSVIIDWRASPRGVDLRPAMVIKDKKGEIGKLSRGGEARYLLPVDAVLSVEPGSEVKAGDVLARIPMESAKTRDITGGLPRVAELFEARRPKDHAIIAEVSGIVQLGRDYKNKRRISIVPDEDGAEPVEFLIPKGRHLTVQEGDRIEKGEYLLDGHPAPHDILAIKGVEELANYLVNEIQEVYRLQGVTINDKHIEVIVSQMLKKIEIDDPGDTEFLKGEQVDRIDFEDANLAAEEAGGKKAEGQHVLLGITKASLQTRSFISAASFQETTRVLTDAAVNGKKDALEGLKENVIVGRLIPAGTGGMLSRLNRIATHRDELILEERQRSAQDVLEPAGEDVPEDAAEAEPVPEDTGDGASA